A region from the Oscillatoria sp. FACHB-1406 genome encodes:
- a CDS encoding SH3 domain-containing protein, translating into MKKILAISTLLAGLLFATSAKADTYQGGGYTVTIGGADGEVSYRGCDDRGNCLYIPQVSFRQRGSLIWENSGYTYNMSPLGTNDGRYRLKVFAPNGNVILNVEMSPVATSSSERISELNCVVTNLQSGQLALRRSPGGEAIAGLDNDNIVRYLRGSGDTWVYVRVIRGPNSRVNGKEGWVNFNYLECLD; encoded by the coding sequence ATGAAAAAAATCTTGGCGATTTCTACATTACTGGCTGGCTTATTGTTCGCCACTTCTGCCAAAGCAGATACATATCAAGGTGGCGGCTATACTGTTACGATTGGGGGAGCCGATGGCGAAGTTTCTTACCGAGGATGCGACGATCGGGGCAATTGCCTTTACATTCCCCAGGTTTCTTTTCGCCAGAGAGGTAGCTTGATTTGGGAAAATAGCGGCTACACCTACAATATGTCACCGCTTGGCACGAACGATGGTAGGTATCGCCTCAAAGTGTTTGCTCCCAATGGAAATGTGATTCTCAATGTCGAGATGAGTCCCGTAGCAACTTCTTCCTCAGAACGTATTTCCGAATTAAACTGCGTGGTGACAAACCTTCAGTCCGGTCAGCTTGCGTTGCGCCGCTCTCCGGGGGGCGAGGCGATAGCTGGGTTGGACAATGATAACATAGTACGTTATCTCCGAGGGTCTGGGGATACGTGGGTCTACGTTCGCGTGATACGCGGCCCAAATTCCCGGGTAAATGGCAAAGAAGGGTGGGTTAACTTTAATTATCTGGAATGCCTTGATTAG
- a CDS encoding sulfate/molybdate ABC transporter ATP-binding protein, which yields MSIIVDRVSKNFGSFQALDNVSLKVKEGSLVALLGPSGSGKSTLLRAIAGLESPDRGTILINGRDTNGLDVRRRNIGFVFQHYALFKHLTVRQNIAFGLEIHKKTGPYVKQRVEELLELIQLQGLGNRYPAQLSGGQRQRVALARALAVQPQVLLLDEPFGALDAKVRKELRAWLRKLHDEVHVTSVFVTHDQEEAMEVADELVVMNKGRIEQVGTPAEIYENPATPFVMSFVGEVNVLPGTASLFDGRDLPKNGERAFVRPHEFELQLDNDGQSTKAVVKRIVHLGWEIQVELELPDSLNAIAHLSRERFAHLDLEPGQFVFVKPRRTKFFAAA from the coding sequence ATGAGTATTATTGTCGATCGCGTTTCTAAAAATTTCGGTTCCTTCCAAGCCCTAGATAACGTCAGCTTAAAGGTTAAAGAAGGAAGCCTAGTCGCCCTACTCGGGCCGTCGGGTTCGGGCAAATCTACCTTACTGCGCGCGATCGCGGGACTAGAAAGCCCCGATCGCGGTACTATCCTCATCAACGGTCGCGATACCAACGGTCTCGACGTGCGGCGGCGCAACATCGGCTTTGTCTTCCAACACTACGCCCTGTTCAAGCACCTCACCGTGCGCCAAAATATCGCCTTTGGTTTGGAAATTCATAAAAAAACAGGCCCCTACGTCAAGCAGCGAGTTGAAGAACTGCTCGAACTGATTCAATTGCAAGGACTCGGCAATCGTTACCCCGCTCAACTCTCCGGCGGACAGCGGCAGCGCGTCGCCCTCGCCCGCGCCCTCGCCGTCCAACCCCAAGTCTTGCTTCTTGACGAACCTTTCGGCGCGCTCGATGCCAAAGTTCGTAAAGAATTGCGCGCTTGGTTGCGGAAACTCCACGATGAAGTCCACGTCACCAGCGTTTTTGTCACCCACGACCAAGAAGAAGCGATGGAAGTTGCAGACGAACTGGTAGTGATGAATAAAGGGCGTATCGAACAAGTCGGAACTCCCGCCGAAATTTACGAAAATCCTGCTACGCCGTTTGTGATGAGTTTTGTAGGCGAAGTGAACGTGCTACCGGGAACTGCGAGTTTGTTTGACGGGCGAGATTTACCGAAGAACGGCGAGCGCGCTTTTGTCCGCCCCCACGAGTTCGAGCTTCAATTGGACAACGACGGACAAAGCACCAAAGCTGTTGTCAAACGTATCGTTCATTTAGGGTGGGAAATTCAAGTCGAACTCGAGCTTCCCGATAGCTTAAACGCGATCGCGCATTTAAGTCGAGAACGATTCGCCCACCTCGATTTAGAACCCGGACAGTTTGTATTTGTCAAGCCCCGACGCACCAAGTTTTTCGCCGCCGCTTAA
- the murG gene encoding undecaprenyldiphospho-muramoylpentapeptide beta-N-acetylglucosaminyltransferase has product MSQKTTRFLIAASGTGGHLFPALAVAQHLEGCDIEWLGVPNRLEQTLVPKQYRLHTIPLEGFQTRFGLKTLEILGRFGNSILSVRNLLSKQKIDAVFTTGGYIAAPAILAARLAGIPVILHESNALPGKVTRWFAPSCTTVAIGFKETAERLSGNPIWVGTPVRPNFLTPQSLDLSIPENAPLIVVMGGSQGAVAVNELVRSSAADWFAEGAYIVHLTGTNDPDAATLQHPQYFSLPFYENMAGLLQRADLAISRAGASALAELAVTGTPGILIPYPYAAEDHQAYNASVFARAGAGVMFRQEQLSVPILNEEVLALLRDRDRLANMGKKAASLNIPDSAERLAALLRKP; this is encoded by the coding sequence GTGTCTCAAAAAACGACTCGCTTTCTCATCGCTGCTAGTGGTACGGGCGGCCATTTATTCCCCGCGCTCGCTGTCGCTCAACACTTAGAGGGGTGCGATATTGAATGGTTGGGCGTTCCGAATCGCCTCGAACAAACCCTCGTCCCGAAACAATATCGCTTGCATACCATCCCTTTAGAAGGATTTCAAACGCGCTTCGGGCTGAAAACGCTGGAAATTCTCGGACGCTTCGGCAATTCCATTCTTAGCGTTCGCAACTTATTGAGCAAACAGAAAATCGATGCGGTGTTTACAACAGGGGGGTATATTGCCGCTCCTGCAATTTTAGCGGCTCGTCTGGCGGGAATTCCGGTTATTTTGCACGAATCGAACGCTTTACCGGGGAAAGTTACCCGATGGTTTGCGCCCTCTTGTACGACTGTCGCCATTGGGTTTAAGGAAACGGCAGAACGCTTAAGCGGAAATCCAATTTGGGTAGGAACGCCGGTTCGCCCTAATTTTTTAACGCCTCAATCGCTCGATTTATCGATTCCGGAGAATGCACCTTTAATTGTGGTGATGGGAGGTTCTCAAGGGGCGGTGGCGGTGAATGAATTGGTGCGATCCTCGGCAGCGGATTGGTTTGCCGAAGGCGCTTATATCGTTCATTTAACGGGAACGAACGATCCCGATGCCGCTACACTCCAACATCCGCAATATTTCTCGCTGCCGTTTTATGAAAATATGGCGGGGTTGTTGCAGCGCGCAGATCTGGCGATTAGTCGCGCGGGCGCGAGCGCTTTGGCAGAATTGGCAGTAACGGGAACGCCAGGAATTTTAATTCCGTATCCTTATGCAGCGGAAGACCATCAAGCTTATAATGCTAGCGTTTTTGCGCGCGCGGGAGCGGGGGTGATGTTCCGTCAAGAACAGTTGAGCGTGCCGATTTTGAATGAGGAAGTATTGGCGTTGTTGCGCGATCGCGATCGCCTCGCTAATATGGGCAAAAAAGCAGCCTCCCTCAACATTCCCGACAGTGCGGAACGTTTAGCAGCGTTGCTGCGAAAACCGTAG
- a CDS encoding sulfate ABC transporter substrate-binding protein, whose translation MKRPLRFLGLALAGLVASWTVAACSSGGTQNAANNPSKPGGKEPTKITLVSYAVTQSAYEKIVPQFVKQWQEKTGQTVTVEQSYGGSGSQTRAVIDGLEADVVALALALDTKKIEKAGLIQPGWETEAPNDAIVHKSVAALVTRDSKTKIAKWSDLANDNIKTITANPKTSGGARWNFLALWGGVTQAGGSEQQAQEFVEKVFKNVPVLPKDAREASDVFYKQGQGNVLINYENEVLLAKQKGDQSPYFVPTDYNISIDSPVAVVDKNVDKHGTREVAEAFVKFLFTPEAQREFAKVGFRPIDETVAKDFTAQYPKVNKLFTVKDLGGWDAIQKKFFDDGATFDKILAKTGKS comes from the coding sequence ATGAAAAGACCCTTACGCTTTCTGGGTTTAGCACTGGCAGGACTGGTAGCAAGCTGGACGGTTGCCGCTTGTTCTAGCGGAGGAACCCAGAACGCCGCCAACAACCCTTCAAAACCGGGCGGCAAAGAACCCACAAAAATTACCCTCGTCTCTTACGCCGTTACCCAAAGCGCTTACGAAAAAATCGTGCCGCAGTTCGTCAAGCAATGGCAGGAAAAAACCGGGCAAACCGTCACCGTCGAACAAAGCTACGGCGGTTCCGGTTCCCAAACCCGCGCCGTGATTGACGGACTCGAAGCCGATGTCGTCGCCCTCGCCCTCGCCCTCGACACCAAAAAGATCGAAAAAGCGGGCTTAATCCAACCGGGATGGGAAACTGAAGCGCCCAACGACGCAATTGTCCATAAATCCGTCGCCGCCCTCGTCACCCGCGACAGCAAAACCAAAATCGCTAAATGGTCGGATCTCGCCAACGACAACATCAAAACCATCACTGCCAACCCGAAAACTTCCGGCGGTGCGCGTTGGAACTTCCTCGCGCTGTGGGGTGGGGTAACGCAAGCGGGCGGCAGCGAACAACAAGCACAGGAATTTGTGGAGAAAGTCTTCAAAAATGTCCCCGTTCTCCCCAAAGATGCGCGAGAAGCGAGTGACGTTTTTTACAAGCAAGGTCAAGGCAACGTCCTGATTAACTACGAAAACGAAGTTCTCCTCGCTAAGCAAAAAGGCGATCAATCACCTTACTTCGTTCCCACCGACTACAACATTTCCATTGATAGTCCCGTTGCTGTTGTCGATAAAAATGTTGACAAACATGGAACCCGCGAAGTTGCTGAAGCTTTTGTGAAGTTTCTGTTTACGCCGGAAGCCCAGCGAGAATTCGCTAAAGTCGGCTTCCGTCCGATTGATGAAACTGTCGCTAAAGACTTTACCGCCCAATATCCTAAAGTTAATAAACTTTTTACAGTAAAAGATTTAGGCGGTTGGGACGCAATTCAAAAGAAATTTTTTGACGATGGAGCGACCTTCGACAAAATTCTTGCTAAAACGGGTAAATCTTAA
- a CDS encoding NIL domain-containing protein, translating to MNNPTVLKLDESGNNRPTQARIRIRVPKKYHREAVLSQLVLHHGLEVNILSAILGGNGEGDGWFDLQLFGTSQQIDDALIELTERDIQILDSVGTNQDGW from the coding sequence ATGAATAATCCCACAGTCCTTAAGCTAGATGAGTCGGGAAATAATCGCCCGACGCAAGCAAGAATTCGCATTCGAGTTCCTAAAAAATATCATCGAGAAGCAGTTCTTTCTCAGCTGGTTTTACACCACGGTTTAGAAGTCAATATCCTCAGCGCTATTTTAGGTGGTAATGGGGAAGGAGATGGCTGGTTCGATCTTCAGCTTTTTGGAACCTCGCAACAAATCGACGATGCGCTAATCGAGCTAACCGAACGCGATATTCAAATTCTCGACAGCGTTGGGACAAACCAAGATGGTTGGTAA
- the cysT gene encoding sulfate ABC transporter permease subunit CysT gives MTLESSQLQSYPSNSLRDRFSGISLPWTVTISYLVLLLLLPAAALITKSIALGIPEFWRVATSPIALSAYNVTFVTALLAGAINGIMGSLIAWVFVRYSFPGRKVLDAAIDLPFALPTSVAGLVLATVYSDKGWLGQLFVPFGIKIAFTRLGVFVAMLFISLPFVVRTLQPVLQEMEKELEEAAWSLGASQWQTFTKVLMPPLIPPVLTGVALGFSRAVGEYGSVVIVASNIPFQDLIAPVLVFQRLEQYDYVGATVIGTVLLFASLVLLLAINLLQQWGRRYAVR, from the coding sequence ATGACGCTCGAATCTTCTCAATTACAGTCCTACCCATCGAACTCGCTGCGCGATCGCTTTTCGGGTATTTCTCTGCCTTGGACGGTTACAATTTCCTACCTCGTCCTGCTTCTCCTACTGCCCGCAGCAGCATTAATTACTAAATCGATCGCGCTTGGAATTCCTGAATTTTGGCGCGTTGCTACCAGTCCGATTGCCCTCTCAGCATACAATGTTACGTTTGTAACGGCGCTACTTGCTGGAGCGATTAACGGTATTATGGGCAGTTTAATTGCTTGGGTTTTCGTTCGCTATTCTTTCCCAGGGCGAAAAGTTCTAGATGCTGCGATCGATTTGCCTTTTGCCCTACCAACTTCTGTCGCAGGCTTAGTATTAGCAACTGTCTACAGCGATAAAGGCTGGCTCGGTCAACTGTTTGTCCCCTTCGGCATCAAAATTGCCTTTACTCGTTTGGGCGTTTTTGTGGCTATGCTGTTTATTTCTTTACCTTTTGTGGTGAGAACGCTGCAACCCGTTTTACAAGAGATGGAAAAGGAACTCGAAGAAGCAGCTTGGTCTTTAGGGGCTTCCCAATGGCAAACGTTTACTAAAGTTTTAATGCCGCCTTTAATTCCCCCAGTTTTGACAGGAGTTGCATTGGGATTTTCGCGAGCGGTGGGCGAATATGGCTCTGTTGTTATTGTTGCTTCTAACATTCCTTTCCAGGATTTAATTGCGCCGGTTTTAGTGTTCCAACGGTTAGAACAGTACGATTATGTCGGAGCAACCGTCATCGGAACGGTATTGCTATTCGCTTCTCTAGTTTTGCTGCTAGCGATTAACTTATTACAACAGTGGGGTCGTCGCTATGCAGTCCGATAA
- a CDS encoding CHASE domain-containing protein, translating into MAIAVLKLPTAFLTPQRRSKVLRYFPVWLVLFLGIFSSCGAAYTIYRWEKAKNLDKYARSADTLALTFQRHLDNSVKIARALAGFYEASENISQDEFARFSRAILFDSSEILSVGFAPRILAGDRANYERKWGRNIWEYNPSDPSAIVPARERAEYFPTTYLEPSDKLQSVLQYDRASQLQNSVTIARARDTATVSATHRLPLEAGNGLGFVLYSPIYRYNAPLENMEKRREDFIGVSFVAIQIAEIVKASLKEFNPESLDLYLYEMSVDRLESALQKGLNTPRDLFLIAYDATTQSFIINPDVSPKRIGPSPGLPFSIACPYGKNTSNCLRTVNLQGQEWSLLVIPTADFNETPWRTLGVLGLGLFGTSLLTLYLVMSLERSVQQDRLLQALTVSEGLLKQQKDELEASLQKLQEAQLQLIHSEKMSGLGQLVAGIAHEINNPINFIDGNINYAIEYSQHLLTLISLYQQHYPQPESEIQEEIINLELDYIRQDFPKILKSMESGVTRIQEIVSSMRNFARKDENSMKDVDVCSGIKSTLALLKHRLKEQGERPKIQIIERYDECHFLKCNAGQLNQVFMNILSNAIDALEEAWLEKKLKDTPKIWIQTQVETDIFKIRIADNGIGIPEEIKQQLFNPFFTTKSVGKGTGLGLSISDRIVRDFHRGKLYCESSPGKGAAFSIEIPRFSP; encoded by the coding sequence GTGGCGATCGCAGTCTTAAAGCTTCCTACTGCTTTTCTCACACCGCAACGCAGGTCTAAGGTACTGCGTTATTTTCCGGTTTGGTTAGTTCTATTTTTAGGTATTTTTTCATCTTGCGGTGCTGCCTACACCATATACCGTTGGGAAAAAGCAAAAAATCTCGATAAATACGCCCGCAGTGCCGACACCCTCGCTCTAACTTTTCAACGCCACCTCGATAATTCCGTAAAAATTGCCAGAGCCTTAGCAGGATTTTACGAAGCCTCGGAGAATATTTCACAGGATGAATTCGCTCGTTTTTCCCGAGCGATCCTGTTCGATTCTTCAGAAATTTTGAGTGTAGGCTTTGCTCCTCGAATTTTGGCGGGCGATCGCGCCAACTACGAACGCAAATGGGGGCGTAACATCTGGGAATATAATCCTTCCGATCCTAGCGCGATCGTTCCCGCACGGGAGCGCGCGGAATACTTTCCAACCACCTACCTCGAACCCTCTGATAAACTTCAAAGTGTCCTGCAATACGATCGCGCTTCTCAGTTGCAAAATTCAGTTACAATCGCGCGCGCCCGCGATACGGCTACGGTTTCAGCAACCCATCGCTTGCCCCTAGAAGCTGGCAACGGCTTGGGGTTTGTTCTCTATTCGCCGATTTACCGCTACAATGCGCCGTTAGAGAACATGGAAAAACGCCGCGAAGACTTCATTGGCGTTTCTTTTGTTGCCATTCAAATCGCTGAAATTGTCAAGGCTTCCCTAAAAGAATTCAATCCTGAATCTTTGGATTTGTACCTTTATGAAATGTCGGTCGATCGCTTAGAATCCGCGCTCCAAAAAGGACTCAATACGCCGCGCGATCTTTTCCTCATCGCTTACGATGCCACAACGCAGAGCTTCATTATTAATCCCGACGTAAGCCCAAAGCGAATAGGTCCCTCACCCGGATTGCCTTTTAGCATTGCCTGTCCTTACGGCAAAAATACGAGCAATTGCCTGCGAACGGTTAACTTACAAGGGCAAGAATGGTCGCTATTAGTTATTCCCACTGCTGACTTTAACGAAACGCCTTGGCGAACCTTGGGCGTTTTAGGACTTGGCTTATTCGGTACGAGTCTTCTGACGCTTTATCTCGTCATGTCCCTAGAACGTTCCGTCCAACAAGATCGATTGCTTCAAGCTTTAACGGTTTCAGAAGGCTTATTAAAACAGCAAAAAGACGAACTCGAAGCCAGTCTCCAGAAACTTCAGGAAGCACAACTGCAACTCATTCACAGCGAAAAAATGTCAGGTCTCGGACAATTAGTTGCCGGAATTGCTCACGAAATTAATAATCCTATCAATTTCATTGATGGCAACATTAATTATGCGATTGAATACAGTCAGCATCTATTAACCTTGATTTCGCTATATCAACAGCACTATCCTCAGCCAGAATCGGAAATTCAAGAAGAAATCATTAATCTCGAACTCGACTATATTCGTCAAGATTTTCCTAAAATCTTAAAATCGATGGAAAGTGGAGTTACCCGCATCCAAGAAATTGTAAGTTCGATGCGTAATTTTGCGAGAAAAGATGAAAACTCCATGAAGGATGTTGATGTTTGCAGCGGTATTAAAAGTACGCTAGCGCTTTTGAAACATCGCTTAAAAGAGCAGGGCGAAAGACCTAAGATTCAGATTATTGAACGTTATGATGAGTGCCATTTTCTTAAATGCAATGCCGGTCAACTCAATCAAGTTTTCATGAATATTTTGAGCAACGCGATCGATGCTTTAGAAGAAGCTTGGTTGGAGAAAAAGCTGAAAGATACTCCTAAGATCTGGATTCAAACACAAGTTGAAACAGATATTTTTAAAATTCGGATTGCCGATAATGGAATTGGCATTCCTGAAGAGATCAAACAACAGTTATTTAATCCCTTTTTCACGACTAAAAGCGTGGGAAAAGGGACGGGCTTGGGATTGTCGATTAGCGATCGCATCGTTCGGGACTTTCATCGAGGTAAGTTATACTGCGAATCGAGTCCCGGAAAGGGAGCCGCATTTTCGATTGAAATTCCCCGGTTTAGCCCTTAA
- a CDS encoding alpha/beta hydrolase, with the protein MSKYPTALWLNTSESFQPFEAPLLRYLFARAAIARWEYSQSPDEASSLKIASVLLHDYLKQCDRPLHLIGHGTAGLLGLLYAREHPERVRSLTLLGVGAHPEIDWQAHYYTLCAQLPCDRVAILAQIVRYLFGEQNYRTTKCLIEILEKDLLHSLSPHSLYRRDRITPGGVDVPLLVCGSADDIIVNANVLEKWRAWLQPGDELWMCSEGPHFFHYLYPSEVGRQIVRFWHHISLNRTNCEISALH; encoded by the coding sequence ATGAGCAAGTATCCGACGGCTTTGTGGTTAAACACGAGCGAAAGCTTTCAACCGTTTGAGGCTCCGTTACTGCGCTATTTATTCGCTCGTGCTGCTATTGCGCGCTGGGAATATAGCCAGAGTCCGGATGAAGCGAGTTCTCTGAAGATCGCATCCGTTCTGCTACACGACTATCTCAAACAGTGCGATCGCCCCCTACATCTCATCGGACACGGGACAGCGGGATTGCTGGGTTTACTGTACGCCCGCGAACATCCCGAACGAGTGCGATCGCTAACCTTATTAGGGGTAGGCGCGCATCCAGAAATCGACTGGCAAGCGCATTACTATACCTTGTGCGCGCAACTACCGTGCGATCGCGTCGCGATTCTCGCCCAGATAGTTCGCTACCTATTTGGAGAACAAAATTACCGCACGACAAAGTGCTTAATTGAAATCTTGGAAAAAGACTTGTTGCACTCCCTATCTCCTCACTCGCTTTATCGACGCGATCGCATAACTCCGGGCGGCGTTGACGTTCCTTTGCTGGTTTGTGGGAGCGCAGATGACATTATTGTTAATGCTAATGTACTAGAAAAATGGCGTGCTTGGCTGCAACCGGGAGACGAACTTTGGATGTGTTCCGAAGGACCTCACTTTTTTCATTACCTTTACCCTTCCGAAGTGGGCAGGCAAATCGTTCGATTTTGGCACCATATTTCTTTAAATAGGACGAATTGCGAAATATCAGCCTTGCATTAA
- the cysW gene encoding sulfate ABC transporter permease subunit CysW: protein MQSDKLPRFLLIGTAILYLALLLIVPACAVVYEALHKGVGAFLEAVRITGFAEAIKLTIIVTAIAVPLNTVFGLCAAWVIARNQFRGRALLMSIIDLPFSISPVVAGLMLVLLYGRNGWFGGLVETIGIKVIFALPGMVLATIFVTLPFVAREVIPVLEEIGSEQEEAARTLGASDWQIFWRVTLPSIRWGLLYGLLLTNARAMGEFGAVAVVSGSILGKTATLPIFVELAYKNYHTEAAFSAALLLGLLAGFTLLVKEILERRVQRKAD from the coding sequence ATGCAGTCCGATAAGTTGCCTCGGTTTCTTTTAATTGGTACAGCAATTCTTTACCTTGCGCTCTTGCTAATTGTTCCTGCTTGTGCTGTCGTTTACGAAGCTTTACATAAAGGGGTAGGAGCATTTCTCGAGGCGGTTAGAATTACTGGATTTGCTGAAGCAATTAAACTGACCATTATTGTCACCGCGATCGCTGTTCCTTTGAATACAGTTTTTGGGTTGTGCGCGGCGTGGGTTATTGCTCGCAATCAGTTTCGCGGGCGCGCCTTACTGATGAGTATTATCGACTTACCGTTTTCTATTTCTCCGGTTGTCGCGGGGTTAATGCTGGTTCTTTTATACGGACGTAATGGCTGGTTTGGCGGTTTAGTCGAAACGATCGGAATTAAAGTAATTTTTGCTCTGCCTGGAATGGTGCTAGCAACAATCTTTGTTACTCTTCCGTTTGTCGCGCGAGAAGTGATTCCAGTATTAGAAGAAATCGGCTCGGAACAAGAAGAAGCTGCGCGAACTTTAGGCGCGAGCGATTGGCAAATTTTCTGGAGAGTGACGCTACCTAGTATTCGCTGGGGTTTGCTTTACGGTTTGTTATTAACGAATGCGCGGGCGATGGGTGAATTTGGAGCCGTGGCGGTCGTTTCCGGAAGTATTTTAGGGAAGACAGCAACGCTCCCGATTTTCGTCGAACTTGCCTACAAAAACTATCATACGGAAGCGGCATTTAGTGCGGCACTTTTGCTGGGTTTGCTAGCAGGTTTTACACTTCTTGTTAAGGAAATTCTCGAACGTCGCGTTCAAAGGAAAGCCGATTAA